A genomic window from Nicotiana sylvestris chromosome 11, ASM39365v2, whole genome shotgun sequence includes:
- the LOC138881781 gene encoding uncharacterized protein produces the protein MAMKAQALVDHLVENPVDDEYQPLSTYFPNEEVNSVEVIPEDTNALKIFFDGAVNAKGVGIRAILISPTGQHYPTTSRLWFFCTINTTEYEACIMGMNMAVDMDVEELLIMGDSDLIIRQTQGEWETWDIKLIPYRQHVEDLSKLFKSVEFRYIPWFHNELADALATLASILPYPGNVHIDPLEIQI, from the coding sequence atgGCGATGAAAGCTCAAGCCTTGGTGGATCACCTAgttgagaatcctgttgatgatgaatatcaacctttgagtacttactttccaaacgaggaagtaaattcagttgaggtaattccagaagacaccaatgctttGAAAATATTCTTTGACGGAGctgtgaatgccaaaggtgtagggattagGGCAATTTtaatctcacccactggtcagcactatccgacCACATCCCGGCTTTGGTTCTTTTGTACAATTAACACtactgagtatgaagcctgcattatgggtatgaatatggCAGTTGACATggatgtggaagaattgttaatcatgggagattctgacttgattattCGACAAactcaaggtgaatgggaaacttgGGATATCAAGCTTATCCCATACAGGCAACacgtggaagatcttagcaagttGTTCAAATCcgtcgagttcaggtacattccttgGTTTCACAATGAGCTAGCCGATGCACTAGCTACTTTGGCCTCTATTTTACCATATCCAGGAAATGTCCACATTGACCCATTGGAAATCCAAATTTGA